AGCACATTCCCGCCAAACGCTAGCACGAATCCGGAACCCAACGGGCTGAGGCGTAATTAAAATCAGCGGCGAACCGATCGCCCAAACCTCTGTCCATCGTTGCGGATAGATTATCCACACAACCCTGATTCCTATTACCATATTATGAAAACGTCCCTACTGCTTCCCCTGCCCTTGATCGCTCTTTTCTTCGCCGGCTGCTCGAAGAACCACGATGCAAACGATACCACTCCGGCCCATTCACCCACGCTTTCCGAGCGCGCTGATTCCGCCGCAGAGAAAACCAAGGATGCAGCCGTCGATGCCAAGGATGCCGTTGCCGCCAAGCTTACCGAATGGAAACTCACCCCGTCCGACATCAAGTCCGACCTCGAAAAGTCCGGCCGCGTGGTGCGTGAGAAAACCCTCGCTGCTGGCGAGAAGGTCGGCGGAGCCCTCGACAACGCCCGCATCGTCACCGTCATCAACGGCAAGTTCGTCGCCGACAGCAATCTCTCCGCCCTCAAGATCAACGTCGATGCCGACAACGGTATCGTCACCCTCACCGGCGAAGTTGCCACGCTTGATCTGGTCGGTCGCGCCGTCGCCGTCGCTCTCAATACCGATGGCGTCTCCCAAGTTATCGCCCTCTTGAAGGTCGAAAGCGCCGAAGTCGTCGTCCCCGCCGCCGACAAGATGTAATCACTGTCGATTACCTTACGTTCCTTAAAGAAGGCCGCCTTTGGGCGGCCTTCTTTTTTTGTGAATGCACCGCACACACACAGACACTCACGTCTGCCGTTCATTATTAAGCACACACGTGGCAGCCCGCTGGCAGTGGCGCGTCAGACAACGTAAATGTGCGCTCACCGCAGTTCTAAAAAACGCGCGAGTTCCTTCAGCGCCACATTCGCCGCCTTCGTATATCCGCGTTTCACTTCGCGAGAGACGGCCTGCAGTTTCCCCGCCTTGCGATCCGCCTTCGGATCGACGTGACCCACCAGCGCATCGCCCGACAGCAAGGGCAGCGCGTAGTAGCCGCGTCTGCGCCGCAACGGTGACGTATATACCTCCCAGGTGTAATCGAAACCCCACAGCGCCCGCGTCACCGTGCGGTCGTAAATCAACGGGTCCAACGGTGCCAGCAGTCGCGCGCTGGCCGCACCCGCAGACGTGATTCCGCCCGCAGCACGTTCAATCAACTCCGCATCAGATCTGAGCGCATACAACAGCGGCGCGCCCTCGACCCGAATCGGTTGCACGAGGTCCGCCACGTGCGCGAGTTCACCGCGCTTGAGCGGGGTAAGTCTGCGCTGACGGAGCTTCAGCAACGTCTCCCAGCGCGCAACTTCGTCCGGAGAGGCCGCGCCTTGGCGCAACACCGCAGCCGGCAACACCCGCTCCGGCAGGTCGTAAAGCCGCCGCCCCGCCTCGCGCCTCGCGATTAAAATGCGTCCGTGGAAAAAGAGCTTTTGCAACGTGGCTTTCACCAGCGTCGCTGTTCCCCACGTGCGCACGCCTGCACGCGGATCATCGATCATATCCGATCCCAGCGGACCCCGTGCCGACAACTCCGCCAGCAAACGCGGCGCCAGTTCCGCCTCGCGCGCCGTAAGTTTCCCCGACCACGCGCCCGCCCGCCGCGATCGCGCCCGCATCGCCACCTGCAGGTAGGGCCACGCGGAGTTTTCCAACACCACCAAAATTCCCGTCGAAGGCAGATGATGTTCGAACGCCGTCCGCTGCTCCGCCGCCAGTGACGCGGATTCTCCGTGCACAAATCGCAATAGATCACCTTCGCGATACTCGCTGAGTCGCGAACGCAAAATCAGATCATGCATGCGCCCGCAGACATTGATCGGATCGATCTGCACATACCCATGATGCGCCAGCACGCCCGCGATCGATGCATGCGCCTCGACCAGCCCGAGTGCGTGCAACGCAAACCAGCGCGCATGCCCGGGGCTCAACTTAATCGGCTCGGGCAGCAGAGTCTTCATCCGGCAAACAACTCCACCAGTCCCGTGCGAAAGCTCACCGCGATGGCGTTGAAATGATTGCACTCGGGGAACCGCGCACCGCTCACCGTGAGTTCACGCACCGGCCGCGCCGCGAGTTGTGCCTCCAGCAAATCCAGGTCGCCCGTCATCGACTGCGAGTCCTTCAAACCCACGCTCAAAAAGAGCCTCGCGGGCAACGCCTCATCCCTGTCCTGCAACACTACCAACGGTGCCAACACCGCGCGTTCGCCCCACCAGATCGATGGCGACGCCGCCAGCACGCGGTTAAAGAACGGCTGCGGCTTGAACAGCGCATGCAGCGCCAGCAACCCGCTCAGCGAATACCCCGCGATGCCGCGAATCTCCGGATGCACCGGATAACGCCGCGCCAATTCCGTCCACACCGTGCCCGTTAAAAACTCCAGAAACGCATCCGCCCCGCCCGCATCCGGCGCTTCCGTGATCGCCACCGGCGTGTAGTCGCGCGAACGCTTGTTGCCCGGCTTCCCATAGCTCGCGCCATAACCGATTCCGACCAGCAACAACGGCGGCAACGCGTGGGTCTTGGCAACCACCTTACGCGCTTTGCACAAGTCCGCAAATTGATCGTCGCCATCCAGACACAGCACCGTGATCCACGGCTCGCCCGCATCCGGTTTGGAGCCTTCCGGCAGATCAACGTAGATCGCGTAATCCGTCCCCAATCCAGAAAGATGAAACGCGGCAGGCACCGGTGACTTCGACATACATCTAAAGGAGCACGCCGCGCATGAAGGTCAAATCCCCCGCCTTGCGCCCTTCCCGCGCATTCCCACATTGAACGCACCATGTCCGCCGACTCCCTTTCATCCGCGCCCGTCCCGCCCATTCCCGTTCATCCCGCCGGCCCGCTCCCCGGCCGCTACCGCCACTACAAGGGCAAGGAATACCTCGTTCTCGGCGTCGCCCGCCATTCCGAGACCGAGGAGGAACTCGTCACCTATCGGCTTCTCTACGGCGACTACGGGCTCTGGGTCCGCCCGCGCGCCATGTTCCTCGAAACCATCGAAATCGACGGACGCATCCAGCCGCGTTTCGCCTACGTCGGCGCCGAATAACTTTCGCTCGCGGCCATTACTCCTCGACGCATCCCGCCTCGGTCGCAAAGTCGTTCTGCGTATGTCCGGCCTCCCCCGCTTTCTTTCCCTCTCGCTGCTCTTTGCTTTCACCGGACTCGTCGGCTGCCGCTCCACGTCTCCGGCCCCCCTGCCCACGCCCGCCAGCACCCTTCCCAGACCCGCGTTAGCACCTGCCCCCGCCCCGCAGCCTGTCGTGTATCCCGTCATGCTCGGCATCGATGTGCTGGAGGCGACCGGCTTCCGCGCCATTGCCGGTAAAAAGGTCGGACTGCTCACCCATCCCGCCGGCGTCAACCGTCGCGGCGAAAGCACCATCGATGTTCTCCGCCGCGCGCCTAACGCCCGCCTCGTCGCCCTCTTCGCCCCCGAGCACAGCCTCAGCGGCGACGTGAAGGCCTCCGTCAATTTCGAGGACGTCATCGATCCGCGCACCAAGCTGCCCGTCTATTCGCTGCACGGCAAAAACCGTAAACCCACCCCCTCCCAGCTCAAGGGCCTCGATGCTCTCGTCATCGATCTGCAGGACATCGGCGTGCGCAGCTACACTTACAACGTGGTCATGCGCTACGCGATCGAGGCATGTTTCGAAAACGGCGTCGAGGTCATCGTTCTCGACCGCCCCAACCCCCTCGGCGGCTTCAAGGTCGACGGTCCCATCCTTGATCGCGAATGGTTCAGCGGCGTCGGTGCTTACCAGATGCCTTACGTCCACGGTCTCACCATGGCCGAGATCGCCCGCCTCGCCGCCAGCGAACCCGGCATTCTCGCCGTTCCTGAATCTGTCCGCCGCAAGGGCCGCATCACCCTCGTTCCGATGCGCGGCTGGAAGCGTTCGATGCGTTGGCCCGATACCGGCCTGAAGTTTATTCCGACCTCGCCGCTCGTCCGCGATTTCCCCGCCGTGATGGGCTACGCCATGATCGGCCTCGGCTGCGAATACAGCGGTTTCAAACACGGCGTCGGCACGAGTTTCCCTTTCCGCGGACTCACCTTCAAGGGCGTGACCGCCGACCGCCTTATTCGCGATCTCAAGGCTTTGAACATCGCCGGTCTTTCCTATCGCAAGATCACTGTGCCCGATGCCGCCGGCAAACCCAAGGAGGGCGTCTACGTCGACGTTTCCGACTGGCAGGCGTGGCGTCCGACCGAGCTCAGCTTTGAACTCATGCGCCTCGCCTGTCGCTACGATCCGCCCAACCCGTTTCTCAAAGTCACTTCGGTGCAGGCGCGCAGCTTCAACATCCACGTCGGCTCCACCGCGTGGTGGACCGCTCTCAAGCGCGACGGCGCCAACGTGAACGTCGAGGCCAACATCGCCGCCTGGCGCAATCAGGCCCTCTCCTACCAGCAGTTGACGCGGAAATACTGGCTCTACAACTAAGCCTCGGTTCGCCAAAAAAATTCGTAACCAGCAGGAGCGAATAGCCTCTGGTGAGTAGCACGCCTGCTACCTCTTTTTATATCCACTCGTTACCCGTCACGACCGACTCGTTACTTTTCTCCATCTATGAATCGCAAACTTCGTTACGGCATGATCGGCGGCGGACGCGGTGCCTTCATCGGCGCCGTCCATCGCATCGCCGCCTCCCTCGATAACCAGGCCGAGCTCGTCGCCGGCGCGTTCTCCTCCGACGCCGAGCGTTCCAAGGCTTCCGGTGCCGACTTGTTCCTCGATCCGGCGCGTGTCTACGGCTCCTACGCCGAGATGGCCAAGCTCGAGAGCCGCAAGCCCGCCGGCGAACGCCTCGACTTCGTCGTCATCGTCACACCCAACCACCAGCACTTCCCGCCCGCGCAGCTGTTCCTCGAAAGCGGCTTCAACGTCGTCTGCGACAAGCCCGTCACCTTCAACCTCAAGGAAGCGGTCACCCTGCGCAAAATCATCGCGAAGACCAAAAAGGTTTTTGTCCTTACCCATAATTACACCGGCAACGCCATGGTGAAACAGGCGCGCCATCTCGTGAGCACCGGTGCGCTTGGCGATATCCGCAAGGTCGTCGTCGAATATCCGCAAGGCTGGCTGTCCACCGCCCTTGAGAAGACCGACCAAAAACAAGCCGCCTGGCGCACCGACCCCAAGCGCAGCGGAGCCGCCGGCTCGATGGGCGACATCGGCACTCACGCCGAAAACCTCGCCCACTACGTCACGGGTCTGAAAATCGACTCTCTCTGCGCCGACCTCACCGCCTTCGTGAAAGGCCGCGCCCTCGACGACGACGGCAACATTCTCCTCCGCTTCAAAGGCGGCGCCAAAGGCATCCTCCACGCCTCGCAAATCTGCGTCGGCGAAGAGAACAACCTTAGCCTCCGCGTTTACGGCACCAAGGCCGGACTCGAATGGAAGCAGGAGCACCCCAACCAGCTCGTCGTCAAATACGCCGACAAACCCACCGAAGTCTGGGGCCGCGCCCAAGGCTACAACGCCCCCGCCGCCAACTCCGCTACGCGCACCCCGCCCGGTCATCCAGAAGGTTATCTCGAAGCGTTTGCCAACATTTACCGCGAAGCCTTCCGCGCCATCTCCGCCGAAGTATCCGGCTTGCGCCAGCCCAAGGATCTCGACTTCCCGACCATCGAAGACGGCATCGAAGGCATGGCTTTCATCGAGACCGTCGTGAAGTCTTCCAAGCTCGGCGCCAAGTGGGTCAAGTTTCCCAACCCGTAATCCTCTTCAATCAAGCCAGCAGGCATGTCGGCGGGCTTTTGTTATCATTTCAAATGCGCAGGCTCCGCGTCATCGCCTTCTTCATCTTCGCAACGCTTGTCCCGCTCTCGGGACAACCAGACCCGACCGAACGCGTTTCCCACCTGCCAGAGGCAAACCCCTACCGGGCCGTCGCCCTGCGCTGGCTTTCTCTACCCGAGAGTGACCGCGAGGTGCTCTCTAACTGGCTGTCGCCCGACGCCTCCAAAGAAAATGCCTCCGCACCGCTCGACGCATCACATCAGGTGATCGCACGCGCCCTGGCCAACGACCTCGCCGCCGCCTCAAAAATCGGCGCCTCTCAATCCGAACTCTGGCCACCCAAGCAAGACCCCAAAAATCCGGATAATCCCTTCCATCTCTTAATCCCCGATGTCGGTGCCATGCTCGATCTAGCGCGAATCACGACCAAAGTTGCCGACACTTCGCCGGCCGCCGACGCCATTCCGCTCTACGCCGCGACCGCCCGTTTTGGTCGCGACATTCGCTCCGGTGCCACACTCATTCAGGGTCTGACCGGCGTTGCCATCGAAGGAATCGCCTCCGCCGGGACGGCCCGCCGTCTCACCGCGTTCTCACCGCAAGAACTCGAATTGCTCTCCTCCACTTGGCGCCAGCTCCCTCAACCAGCCGGCATCGAACACGCCCTGCAATCAGAGCGAAATGTATTTTTTATACCCCTGCTCGAGCGGATCATCCTGCCGGGATTACTCGCCCTCCAAGCGGAGGGCATCGACACACTTGATGCCTCCTCGGGCTCCGCAGTCTCGCCTGCGCTCAAAAACCTCCGCCTCAGCGGACTGATCGACGCTGATGGTGAGCAGCTCATCCATCTCGAAAACATTGCCACCGGACACTCGTTCTCCGTCACCAACAAACGATCCGCCGAAGGCGTGAAATTGATCCGCTTCGACGCCAAATCAGGGCGCGCCTGGATGCGCATAAATGGCACGCCCGCCGTGCTCGACCTCCAGTCGAAACAATTCGTATCAGCACGCGACGATATCGCCCGGTTGCGAAAATTCCTCGGCGAAGACCTGGGGAATGAGCCGCCGTCAAAGACTCCTGAATGGGTGCGTCGCGCCCTCGCCCATCCCGACGGGCCCGAAGGCTATGCGATCGATCTGATTGAAGAATACGACCGGCGCATGGCCGAACAGGTCCTCAGTGCCCAACAAAGTAAAAAGCCTCAACCCGTGACGCCCGCCCCATCCACCGATCCTCTGCTTGCCATGATCATGCCCACAATCAGTCAGGTCGCGCGCACCCTGAACGCCGCCTCACTGCAACCCACCTTGCTTGAGGCTGCCATCCGCCACCGTCTCGGCCAGTCCGGTGCCACTCCTCCCGACCCATGGGGGCTAAAAGGCTCCGCCGAGACGACCGCGCCTTTTGCGTTCGAAAAAACACCCGATGGCGGTTTCCTGCTCCGCTCCGCTTACGAGAACCGCAGCGGTGAACCTTACACCTACAAATTCGGCGCGCCCGACGCTGGCGTTCAGCGAAAGCCCAGCTCTGCCCAATAATGCTCCGCGCGTGAGGACCGATGCAGAATAAACCATCTCAACACCTCCTGGAATTATACGCGTAACGCTGCGGTCAACGCCGCCATCCACCGGCGAAGCTCGGCGCCAAATGGGTCAA
This portion of the Rariglobus hedericola genome encodes:
- a CDS encoding BON domain-containing protein, which produces MKTSLLLPLPLIALFFAGCSKNHDANDTTPAHSPTLSERADSAAEKTKDAAVDAKDAVAAKLTEWKLTPSDIKSDLEKSGRVVREKTLAAGEKVGGALDNARIVTVINGKFVADSNLSALKINVDADNGIVTLTGEVATLDLVGRAVAVALNTDGVSQVIALLKVESAEVVVPAADKM
- a CDS encoding DNA glycosylase AlkZ-like family protein; the protein is MKTLLPEPIKLSPGHARWFALHALGLVEAHASIAGVLAHHGYVQIDPINVCGRMHDLILRSRLSEYREGDLLRFVHGESASLAAEQRTAFEHHLPSTGILVVLENSAWPYLQVAMRARSRRAGAWSGKLTAREAELAPRLLAELSARGPLGSDMIDDPRAGVRTWGTATLVKATLQKLFFHGRILIARREAGRRLYDLPERVLPAAVLRQGAASPDEVARWETLLKLRQRRLTPLKRGELAHVADLVQPIRVEGAPLLYALRSDAELIERAAGGITSAGAASARLLAPLDPLIYDRTVTRALWGFDYTWEVYTSPLRRRRGYYALPLLSGDALVGHVDPKADRKAGKLQAVSREVKRGYTKAANVALKELARFLELR
- a CDS encoding alpha/beta hydrolase, whose amino-acid sequence is MSKSPVPAAFHLSGLGTDYAIYVDLPEGSKPDAGEPWITVLCLDGDDQFADLCKARKVVAKTHALPPLLLVGIGYGASYGKPGNKRSRDYTPVAITEAPDAGGADAFLEFLTGTVWTELARRYPVHPEIRGIAGYSLSGLLALHALFKPQPFFNRVLAASPSIWWGERAVLAPLVVLQDRDEALPARLFLSVGLKDSQSMTGDLDLLEAQLAARPVRELTVSGARFPECNHFNAIAVSFRTGLVELFAG
- a CDS encoding DUF1653 domain-containing protein, translated to MSADSLSSAPVPPIPVHPAGPLPGRYRHYKGKEYLVLGVARHSETEEELVTYRLLYGDYGLWVRPRAMFLETIEIDGRIQPRFAYVGAE
- a CDS encoding DUF1343 domain-containing protein; the encoded protein is MSGLPRFLSLSLLFAFTGLVGCRSTSPAPLPTPASTLPRPALAPAPAPQPVVYPVMLGIDVLEATGFRAIAGKKVGLLTHPAGVNRRGESTIDVLRRAPNARLVALFAPEHSLSGDVKASVNFEDVIDPRTKLPVYSLHGKNRKPTPSQLKGLDALVIDLQDIGVRSYTYNVVMRYAIEACFENGVEVIVLDRPNPLGGFKVDGPILDREWFSGVGAYQMPYVHGLTMAEIARLAASEPGILAVPESVRRKGRITLVPMRGWKRSMRWPDTGLKFIPTSPLVRDFPAVMGYAMIGLGCEYSGFKHGVGTSFPFRGLTFKGVTADRLIRDLKALNIAGLSYRKITVPDAAGKPKEGVYVDVSDWQAWRPTELSFELMRLACRYDPPNPFLKVTSVQARSFNIHVGSTAWWTALKRDGANVNVEANIAAWRNQALSYQQLTRKYWLYN
- a CDS encoding Gfo/Idh/MocA family protein, which gives rise to MNRKLRYGMIGGGRGAFIGAVHRIAASLDNQAELVAGAFSSDAERSKASGADLFLDPARVYGSYAEMAKLESRKPAGERLDFVVIVTPNHQHFPPAQLFLESGFNVVCDKPVTFNLKEAVTLRKIIAKTKKVFVLTHNYTGNAMVKQARHLVSTGALGDIRKVVVEYPQGWLSTALEKTDQKQAAWRTDPKRSGAAGSMGDIGTHAENLAHYVTGLKIDSLCADLTAFVKGRALDDDGNILLRFKGGAKGILHASQICVGEENNLSLRVYGTKAGLEWKQEHPNQLVVKYADKPTEVWGRAQGYNAPAANSATRTPPGHPEGYLEAFANIYREAFRAISAEVSGLRQPKDLDFPTIEDGIEGMAFIETVVKSSKLGAKWVKFPNP